A portion of the Elusimicrobiota bacterium genome contains these proteins:
- a CDS encoding radical SAM protein — MVKLEGLIAVTYRCNAKCYMCNTWNYPSKVEDEIQPSHLESLPEMKFTNITGGEPFVRQDLEDIIKVVQPKTKRIVISTNGYFTERIIKLAEKYPWLGIRISIEGLPKTNDELRGIRDGFDHGVRTLIELQRMGLKDIGFGITVSDKNAKDLIPLYHLACALDMEFATAIVHNNYYFHKMDNVIEDKGLVAGEFKKLIHELFKSKKPKSWFRAYFNHGIVNYVYGNKRLLPCEMGSDVFFVDPFGEIRPCNAMEESMGSLKKQKFDEIWQSAAAVSVRAKVRKCEKNCWMVGSAAPAMKKNVLIPIKWILANKWASK; from the coding sequence TGCAGTAACGTATCGTTGTAATGCTAAGTGTTACATGTGTAACACCTGGAATTATCCGTCTAAGGTTGAGGATGAAATTCAGCCGTCACACCTGGAGTCACTGCCTGAGATGAAGTTCACCAATATTACCGGTGGTGAACCGTTTGTACGTCAGGATTTGGAAGATATAATAAAGGTTGTACAACCGAAAACTAAGCGTATCGTTATTAGTACTAACGGATATTTTACGGAACGGATTATCAAACTGGCGGAGAAGTATCCCTGGCTGGGGATACGTATCAGTATTGAAGGGTTGCCGAAAACTAATGACGAGCTACGCGGGATACGTGACGGTTTTGATCATGGAGTACGGACATTGATTGAACTTCAGCGGATGGGGCTTAAGGATATTGGGTTTGGTATTACTGTGTCAGATAAAAACGCTAAGGATTTGATACCGTTATACCATCTTGCGTGTGCGTTGGATATGGAATTTGCAACGGCGATTGTGCATAATAATTATTATTTTCATAAGATGGACAATGTTATCGAAGATAAGGGCTTAGTTGCCGGGGAGTTCAAAAAACTTATCCATGAGTTATTCAAGAGTAAAAAACCAAAGAGTTGGTTCCGCGCGTATTTTAACCACGGGATAGTGAACTATGTGTACGGTAACAAACGGTTATTGCCGTGTGAGATGGGAAGCGATGTTTTTTTTGTTGATCCATTTGGTGAAATACGGCCGTGTAATGCTATGGAAGAAAGTATGGGGAGCCTTAAGAAACAAAAGTTTGATGAGATTTGGCAGAGTGCTGCTGCGGTAAGTGTGCGCGCAAAAGTTCGGAAATGCGAAAAAAATTGTTGGATGGTAGGCAGTGCGGCACCGGCAATGAAAAAAAATGTTTTAATTCCTATAAAATGGATACTTGCAAATAAGTGGGCTTCTAAGTAG